The Euphorbia lathyris chromosome 2, ddEupLath1.1, whole genome shotgun sequence genome includes a window with the following:
- the LOC136217443 gene encoding F-box/kelch-repeat protein At3g06240-like, producing MPKLVEDCIVNVLLRLPVKSLCRFKSVCKSWCCLISDPHFIRMHLNLASTDSCLSCRRWKLCLTSFSLPSVYLIEHQGAEADHRVVAAKLDYPLKTHPFDEVKFIGSCNGLLCVASEPGVLLLINPCTREAEEIPRLGGNRRYFTELSLPYMFGFGYAQAINDYKLVNISCKGCVFVYSLKAKSWRSVGEFPYSIVAFDPGIQLNGAIHWAVSCSMDPMNSQTIAFDLVDEKFYDVPPPGCVKDFYSIAEFGGCLCIVPDSTITTHNDFWVMKRYGIKESWTKIVISLSYFRMKPLGIFENGRAVLEIDGKLVVYNINDGSYHDLVIHGIPVGIEFEVERCIESLVSPRLRLNQEQIPPAPQ from the coding sequence ATGCCTAAACTCGTCGAGGATTGCATCGTCAACGTTCTTCTGCGTCTGCCTGTAAAATCTCTATGCCGATTCAAGAGCGTATGCAAATCATGGTGCTGTTTAATTTCTGATCCTCACTTTATTAGAATGCACCTGAATCTAGCATCTACCGATAGCTGTCTCAGCTGCCGGAGATGGAAACTTTGTCTCACATCTTTCTCACTTCCGTCTGTTTATTTGATAGAACATCAAGGAGCTGAAGCTGATCATAGAGTAGTAGCAGCAAAGCTTGATTATCCACTGAAGACTCATCCTTTCGACGAGGTCAAGTTCATCGGCTCTTGCAACGGTTTGTTATGTGTTGCTTCTGAACCAGGAGTGTTACTTTTGATCAATCCGTGTACAAGAGAAGCTGAGGAGATACCGCGATTAGGCGGCAATCGTAGATACTTCACTGAATTGTCTCTGCCTTATATGTTCGGATTCGGTTATGCTCAAGCCATCAATGATTACAAGTTAGTGAACATCTCTTGTAAAGGATGTGTGTTTGTCTACTCACTGAAAGCCAAAAGCTGGAGAAGTGTTGGAGAATTTCCTTATAGTATTGTTGCATTTGATCCGGGGATTCAGCTCAACGGAGCAATTCATTGGGCGGTAAGTTGcagcatggatccaatgaattCACAAACGATTGCTTTCGATTTGGTAGATGAGAAGTTCTATGATGTGCCTCCACCTGGTTGTGTCAAAGATTTTTACAGTATCGCGGAGTTCGGAGGTTGCCTGTGCATAGTACCGGATAGTACTATAACTACGCATAACGACTTCTGGGTTATGAAGAGGTACGGGATAAAGGAATCGTGGACTAAAATTGTGATAAGTTTATCTTATTTTAGAATGAAACCATTAGGAATATTTGAGAATGGTAGAGCTGTGTTAGAGATTGATGGAAAGTTAGTTGTATACAATATAAACGACGGAAGTTATCATGATCTTGTTATTCATGGTATTCCGGTTGGAATCGAGTTTGAAGTAGAAAGATGTATCGAAAGCCTCGTCTCCCCTCGTCTCAGATTGAACCAAGAACAGATACCTCCTGCACCTCAATGA